From Astyanax mexicanus isolate ESR-SI-001 chromosome 11, AstMex3_surface, whole genome shotgun sequence, the proteins below share one genomic window:
- the lrrc3 gene encoding leucine-rich repeat-containing protein 3 — MVETMTFPGALRMSRNHFFASPCSLLSGLHLAMLFFSTVTLACPKSCLCTERNGLVVVQCASRNLEDIPTDLPHDTVSLLLSSNHITKIPSQAFKELPRLQELDLSRNAIETLDAGAFQGISESLRVLDLSHNRLRELPKEAFARLHAKIGLANNPWHCECTLQEVLRELRLDPETVNEVSCHTSVQEEYSGKPVIQVLDSGINFCNFHHKTTDVAMFVTMFGWFTMVIAYVIYYVRHNQEDARRHLEYLKSLPSSSQISKDFDTISTVL, encoded by the coding sequence ATGGTGGAAACCATGACTTTCCCTGGGGCTCTTCGCATGTCCAGGAACCATTTCTTTGCCTCACCGTGTTCCCTTTTGTCGGGATTGCATTTAGCCATGCTGTTTTTCAGCACTGTGACACTGGCGTGTCCCAAGAGCTGCCTGTGCACGGAGAGGAACGGTCTGGTGGTGGTTCAGTGTGCTTCCCGAAACCTGGAGGACATCCCGACTGATCTGCCCCACGACACCGTGTCCTTGCTGCTCTCCTCCAACCACATCACCAAAATCCCCAGCCAGGCTTTTAAAGAACTGCCTCGCCTGCAGGAACTGGACCTGTCGCGGAACGCCATTGAGACATTGGACGCGGGGGCCTTTCAAGGCATTTCGGAGAGTCTCCGCGTCCTTGATCTGTCTCACAACCGCCTCCGTGAGTTGCCCAAGGAAGCCTTCGCCCGGCTCCACGCCAAGATCGGCCTGGCCAACAACCCGTGGCACTGCGAGTGCACGCTGCAGGAGGTTCTCCGGGAGCTCCGGCTCGACCCGGAGACCGTCAACGAGGTCAGCTGCCACACGTCCGTCCAGGAGGAGTACTCGGGAAAGCCTGTCATCCAGGTGCTGGACTCCGGGATCAACTTCTGCAACTTCCACCACAAAACCACCGATGTGGCCATGTTTGTCACCATGTTTGGCTGGTTTACCATGGTTATAGCTTACGTTATCTACTACGTGCGGCACAACCAGGAGGATGCCCGTCGGCATCTGGAGTACCTCAAGTCCCTGCCAAGCAGCTCCCAAATTAGCAAAGACTTTGACACAATCAGCACGGTTCTGTAG